In a single window of the Methanophagales archaeon genome:
- a CDS encoding class I SAM-dependent methyltransferase family protein produces the protein MKLKEALKGVLEESELKKVVKSYDIIGDTILIRVHSDLESKRGIIAEALHKIYPHVRSIAAVPLYAHTDRIYRTRDLEVIWGDENMETMHKESGCLFKVNPKRVFFSPRLSYERMRVASKVMAGETIINMFSGVGCFSIIIARMQPQTKIYSIDVNPYAYEYMNENVRLNRMEGRVIPILGDVREELKKSGLEGVADRVLMPLPEEAHSFLPLAVRALKLDKEGAGGVIHYYDVSTGRKDDDLFVMPIKRVRGIISSVFGDSLRLKIEEKRIVRSVAPRRYHVVLDLNLNLNSHVEGSVM, from the coding sequence ATGAAACTAAAGGAAGCTTTAAAGGGTGTATTGGAGGAAAGTGAACTGAAGAAGGTGGTAAAATCTTATGACATCATCGGTGATACAATTCTCATAAGGGTCCACTCTGATCTGGAATCAAAGAGGGGGATTATTGCCGAGGCGCTGCATAAGATCTATCCACATGTGAGAAGCATCGCAGCAGTTCCTCTTTACGCTCACACCGACAGGATATACCGAACAAGGGACCTGGAGGTGATATGGGGGGATGAAAATATGGAAACTATGCATAAAGAGAGCGGTTGCTTATTCAAAGTGAATCCAAAACGTGTCTTCTTCTCCCCCCGTCTCTCCTATGAGCGAATGCGAGTTGCCAGTAAAGTTATGGCTGGTGAAACGATAATAAACATGTTTTCAGGTGTAGGCTGCTTCTCCATCATCATAGCGAGGATGCAACCACAAACGAAGATTTATTCTATTGATGTGAATCCTTATGCGTATGAATATATGAATGAGAACGTGAGATTGAACAGGATGGAGGGGAGGGTAATACCTATTCTTGGTGATGTAAGAGAAGAGCTGAAGAAATCGGGATTAGAAGGAGTTGCAGACCGCGTGCTCATGCCGTTGCCGGAAGAAGCGCATTCTTTTTTGCCATTAGCCGTAAGAGCATTGAAATTGGATAAAGAAGGAGCAGGAGGCGTAATACACTATTATGACGTCTCTACGGGTAGAAAAGACGATGATTTATTTGTTATGCCAATCAAGCGTGTGAGAGGCATTATCTCATCCGTTTTCGGAGACTCACTAAGATTGAAAATAGAGGAGAAGCGGATTGTGCGTTCTGTTGCGCCACGGAGATATCATGTGGTATTGGATTTGAATTTGAACTTAAACTCGCATGTAGAAGGGAGTGTAATGTGA
- a CDS encoding SAM-dependent methyltransferase, which translates to MIEVFEHYAGGLKDFEGFSHLTLLYWLHKSHGYSMLVRTPWDTESHGLFTTRSPNRPNPIGISVVKLIERCGNYTASQRYRCH; encoded by the coding sequence GTGATAGAAGTCTTTGAGCATTATGCAGGTGGACTGAAGGATTTTGAAGGTTTCTCACACCTCACACTCCTCTACTGGCTCCACAAATCACATGGCTATTCCATGCTCGTAAGAACACCCTGGGATACAGAATCACATGGCTTATTCACTACAAGGTCGCCAAATAGACCGAATCCGATAGGAATATCGGTTGTGAAGCTGATAGAGAGGTGCGGAAATTATACTGCGAGTCAGAGGTATAGATGCCATTGA
- a CDS encoding SAM-dependent methyltransferase gives MILRVRGIDAIDGSPLIDIKPYVPEFNFNDRDVRIGWLTDKIKR, from the coding sequence ATTATACTGCGAGTCAGAGGTATAGATGCCATTGATGGTAGTCCTCTGATAGATATAAAGCCCTATGTGCCCGAATTTAATTTTAACGATAGGGATGTGAGAATTGGCTGGCTTACAGACAAGATAAAGAGATGA